The sequence GTCCATGGCAGCTTGACGCCGGCGCGTTCGGCCTTGGTCGCAGTCGATTGCGCCTCGGCGCCGCAGACCGCGGCCACCACACACTCGCCGCGCGCGATGCGCTTGGCGGCCTCGTGGATGAAGCGGATCGGGCTCTCGCCGCCGACCGGGCCGTAATAGCAATGCGCCGGCGAAACGCCGAGGCGGTGCGCCAACAGCTTCTCCGGATCGCGATAGCGCCAGCTCAGGAAGTTGACGACGTCGAGCGATTCCACCTCGTCGAGCAGCTTTGCGCCGGCATCGGCCTCGGCACGCCGTAGCGCCTGTTCGAGCAGGTCGAGCGGCTCGAGGCCCTCGGTGATCTCCTTGGGGCGGTCGACGATCTCGCCGATGCCGACGATGACGGGGGTGCGTTCTTCGGGGATATTGGTCATTTCTTCTTGCTTCGTTTCATATCCTGGGCACGCCGCCGCCCTTCGAGGGCCGCTGAAGAAGCGGCCACCTCAGGGTGACGGCTACGGGGACGACGTCATCCTGAGGTGCGAGTCCGGCGGCGCATGGCGCCGTCGGACGAGCCTCGAAGAATGGGCTAGGGGCATTCACTCCGCCACCAGCGCATTCATGTGCTCGACGGCTTCGGCAAACTCTTCCTTGAATTCCTGCACCACTGCGCCGGCCGACTTCACGCTGTCGATCAACCCGACGCCCTGGCCGACGAAATAGCTGACGAGGTCGCGCGCCCTGGCGTTGCCACTCGCGGCGGCGCGGTCGATCGAATGGAAGGCGTCGCGGCTGATGATGCTTTGCAGCGGCATCGGCAATGCGCCCGGGCTGTCCGGCGCACGGTCCCAGGCATCGGTCCAGACCGAGCGGAGCTGCCGAGCCGGCTTGCCCGTGCGGCCCTTCGAACGCACGGCGTCGCGCGAGGACGCCGCGATCATCTTCTCGCGAAAGATCTCCGTGGTCTCGGCCTCGACGGTGGCCAGCCACACCGAACCGGTCCAGGCGCCGGCCGCGCCCATCGCCATGCAGGCCGCCATCTGCCGCCCGGTCATGATGCCGCCGGCCGCCAGCACCGGCACGTCGCGGATGGGCTTGATCGCCTTGATCACCTCCGGCACCAGCACCATGGTCGAGACCTCGCCGCAATGGCCGCCGGCCTCGGTGCCCTGCACCACGAGGATGTCGACGCCGGCCGCGACCTGGCGCAGCGCGTGCTCCTTGGCACCGACCAGGGCTGCGACCGGCACGCCGTGCTTCTTTCCCATCTCGATCATAGCCTTGGGCGGCACGCCGAGTGCATTGGCGATCAGGCGGATCGGATGATTGAAGGAGACTTCGAGCAGCTCCAGCGCCGTTTTCCCGTCGAACGGCTGCGGCTGGTCGGCCGCGACCTCCGTCGTCGTGAGCTCGATGTCGTATTTCTTCAGGAGATCACGCGTGTAGCTGCGATGCGCCTGCGGCACCCGCGCTTCCAGGCTCTTCCAGGTGACGTCCTTCTCGCCCGCGGTCGAGATGTTCTCGGGGATCAGCACGTCGATGCCGTAAGGCTTGCCGTCGACGTGATCGTCGATCCACTTCAGCTCGCGTTCGAGCGTATCCGGCGTGTGCACGGTGGCGCCGAGCACGCCGAAGCCGCCGGCGCGGCTGACGGCGGCGACGACATCGCGGCAATGGCTGAAGGCCAGCAGCGGGAACTCGATACCCAGCATGTCGCAGATCGGCGATTTCATGGCTCTCTCCCGGCGGCCTTCGCGTTCTCGTTGCCTTGGTGGGCGAAGCAAAACGACGCTAGCCGATCGTCGCGCACGATGCCATGCCGGATTCGACGGAGCTTCTTGCGTGTAGACGCCGCGCGCGGCGGCAGCCATTCCGTCGCGTAAAATAAGCAGGGCAGGAGGCTTCGATTAGCCTCTTGCGCTTTTGCAGCAGTGAGCGAATGCTGGCTCACAACAACAGGATAACGAGGGAGCGCCAACCGATGTCGTCAGCGCAATCGAGCCCGGCTCGCGCAAGCGAGGCCTACGACGTTGTCGTCGTCGGCGCTGGTTTTGCCGGCATGTACATGCTGCATCGCCTGCGCGGGCTCGGCTTCTCGGCGCGCGTCTATGAGCAGGGCGACGGTGTCGGAGGCACCTGGTACTGGAATCGTTATCCCGGCGCGCGCTGCGACGTCGAGAGCATGCAATATTCCTACTCGTTCTCGGAGGAGCTCCAGCAGGAGTGGGACTGGAGTGAACGCTACGCGCCGCAAGCGGAGATCCTGAAATACGCCAACCACGTCGCCGACCGTTTTGACCTGCGCCGCGACATCCAGTTCGACACGCGCGTTGAGCGCGCCGTATTCGACGAGCGCGCAAAGCGCTGGTCGGTAACGATCTCCGACGGCAGAACGGTTCAAACGCAATTCGTCGTGCTCGCCACCGGTTGCCTCTCGAACGCGCGCAAGCCCGACATCAAGGGTCTCGAGAACTTCAAAGGGCCCATCTATCACACCGGCAACTGGCCACACGAGGACGTCGATTTCACGGGCTTGCGGGTCGGCCTGATCGGCACGGGATCGTCAGGCATCCAGTCGACGCCTGTCATCGCCGAGCAGGCCAAACATCTCACCGTGTTTCAGCGCACGGCGAATTTCTCGATTCCCGCGCGCAACGCCGCTCTGACGGACGAGGAGCGCAGCGCGTTCCGCAAGAAATATCCGGAGATCCGCCGCTTTGCCCGCGAAGTCGCGCGCAACGGCATCTATGCCGAGCAGCCCGATCGCGGTGCGCTCGACGACAGTGACGAGATCAGAAACGGCAAATACGCGGCGCGCTGGGAGCGGGGCGGGCTGACCTTCATGTATGTCTACAACAATCTCGGCCTCGAGCGTTCCGCGAACGACACCGCCGCCGACTTCGTGCGCGGCAAGATCGCCGAGATCGTGAAGGATCCGGAGACCGCAAAGCTGCTCCAGCCGAATAGCCATCCGATCGGTACCAAGCGCATCTGCATCGACACGGATTACTTTGCGACGTTCAATCGTCCGAACGTAACGCTGGTCGATATCAAGACCAACCCGATCGAGGAGATCACCGCAAACGCGGTTCGCGTCGCAGGCAAGGACCATGAAGTCGACGCGCTGGTGATGGCGACGGGCTTCGACGCCATGACCGGATCGGTCGCGAACATCGACATCAGCGGCCGGGCCGGGCAGACGCTGAACCAGAAATGGGCGGAGGGGCCGAAGACCTATCTCGGGCTGATGAGCGCGGGCTTTCCGAACCTCTTCATCATCACCGGCCCGGGCAGCCCCTCGGTGCTGTCGAACATGATCGTGTCGATCGAGCAGCACGTCGACTGGATCGCCGGTTGCCTGACTCACATGCGCAAGCACGGCCTTGTCACGATGGAGGCGGAGAGGGAGGCCGAGGAGAAATGGGTCGCCCATGTCAATGAAGTCGCCCACGGTACGCTCTATCCGCAGGCTAATTCCTGGTACATGGGCGCCAACATCCCCGGCAAGCCGCGCATCTTCATGCCCTATATTGGCGGCGTCGGCGTCTACCGCCGCATCTGCGACGAGGTCGCGGCGAAGGGATATGACGGGTTCGTGATGGGACGGGCGCAGCAGCCGCAGGCTGCGGCGTCCTAGGTGACGCCGTCATTCCGGGGCTCCGCCCTCCGGGTGCCCGGAATGACGGGCGGGAAGGGGGTGCCATGCCGAAACGTTGATTTGCCCAGCCGGGCAATGCGTTTCGCCGCCCTTGCCATCGGGCGTGCGGGGCCTAATTAATGCAGGCGCATCTTTCCGCCGGAGCTCCCATGACCGACACCCCCGCCTACGTGCCGCCCAAAGTCTGGACCTGGAACAAGGAGAATGGCGGGCAATTCGCCAACATTAACCGTCCGATCGCCGGGCCCACTCATGAGAAAGAGCTGCCCGTTGGTAAACATCCGCTCCAGCTTTATTCGTTGGCAACGCCCAACGGAGTGAAGGTCACGGTGATGCTGGAAGAGCTGCTGGCGCTCGGTCACAAAGGCGCCGAATACGACGCCTGGCTGATCAGGATCGGCAACGGCGACCAGTTCGGCAGCGGTTTTGTCGACATCAATCCGAACTCGAAAATCCCAGCGCTCATGGACCGCTCCGGGCCCGAGCCGATCCGCGTGTTCGAGTCCGGCTCGATCCTGTTCTACCTCGCCGAGAAGTTCGGCGCCTTCCTGCCGAAGGACATCAAGACCCGCACCGAAGCCATGTCCTGGCTGTTCTGGCAGATGGGTAGCGCGCCCTATCTCGGTGGCGGCTTCGGTCACTTCTACGCCTATGCGCCGACCAAGATAGAATACGCCATCGATCGCTTCGCGATGGAGACCAAGCGTCAGCTCGACGTGCTGGACCGGCGGCTCGCCGACAACGAATACCTCGCGGGCAAGGAGTACACCATTGCCGACATGGCGGTGTGGCCATGGTACGGAGCGCTCGCCAAGGGGCTGGTCTATGGCGCCGGCGAATTCCTCTCGGTGCAGGACTACAAGAACGTGCAGCGTTGGACCGACCAGATTGCTCAGCGTCCGGCCGTGAAGCGCGGCCGCATGGTCAACCGCGTCTCCGGCGATCCCGCGAGCCAGCTCCACGAGCGCCACGACGCCAGCGATTTCGAGACCAAGACGCAGGACAAGCTCGAGGCGGCGAGGTAGCTCTTCTTCCTCGCCCTGCGTGCAGAGACGTCGAATTCGATTGAAGTCTCGTAGGTGGGCAAAGCGAAGCGTGCCCACCAATCAGCATTATGCGTACAAAAGACGTGGGCACGGCGCTATGCGCCTTGGCCCACCCTACGACCTCTTCACACCCTCTGCCGCCGGAAACACCACGCGGTCATCGGTGCGGCAGTAGCGGTCGGCGAACATGCGGCCGATCGGATGATAGCGGTCCATGTGCACCCGCATCGCCTCGGGATCCCAGAGCTCGTCGCGGATGTGGAAGTGGATGCCTTCGCCCATGATCAGGCGACGATCGTCGTTGACGTCGATCAGCTTCCAGAGCTTGCACTCCATCGCCCAGGGCGTGTCCGCCAGCCGCGGCACCGCGATCCTGGTCGAGGGCGCAAGCTTCAGGCCGAGATAGTCGGGCTCGCCGATATCAGGCGGAAAATCGCCGCTGCTCTCGTGCATCGCTTTCGCGAGCGGCTCGTCGGCGATGTTGACGACGAACTCGCCGGTTCGCTGGATGTTGAGAAACGTGTCCTTGTCCTCACCATCAGGCTTGCGGTTGGCCGCGAACATGCAGAGGGGCGGATCCTCGCAGAATGCGTTGAAGAAGCTGAACGGTGCGGCATTGACCACGCCGGTTGGCCCCAACGTAGTCACCCACGCGATCGGCCGCGGCAGGATGAAGGAGGTCAGCACCTTGTAGCGCTCGCGTGGCGTCAGGTCGCTGGCGGCGTAGTCCATGGACTTTCCTTTCCGTCGAACGCCTTCGTAGGGCGGATTAGCCGAAGGCGTAACCCGCCATCTCGCAAGGAAAGGGCGGATTACGCTTCGCTAATCCGCCCTACGACATCTCGTCGATCACGCCATGCTCAGTTCATGTCGCCCGACCACCATCCAGTGCACCTCGTCCGGACCGTCGGCGAAGCGGAGATGACGGACGTCCTGATACATCTCGGCGAGCGGGGTCCAGTGCGAAATGCCGGTGGCGCCGTGCATCTGGATCGCCTGGTCGATGATCTTGCAGGCCCGCTCGGGCACCATGGCCTTGACCATGGAGACCCAGACGCGGGCCTCCTTGTTGCCGAGCACGTCCATGGCTTTGGCGGCCTTCAGCACCATCAGCCGCATCGCCTCGATCTCGCAGCGCGCCTGCGCGATGATCTGCATGTTGCCGCCGAGATGGGCAATCTTCTTGCCGAAGGCCTCGCGGGTGAGGCCCCGCTGCACCATCAGATCGAGCGCCTTCTCGGCCTTGCCGATGGTGCGCATGCAGTGGTGGATGCGCCCCGGTCCGAGACGAAGCTGTGAGATCTCGAAGCCGCGGCCTTCGCCGAGCAGCATGTTCTCCTTCGGCACGCGGACATTGTTGAAGCGCATGTGCATGTGGCCGCGCGGGGCGTGGTCCTGGCCGAACACGTACATCGGACCGAGCACCTCGACGCCCGGAGTATCGCGCGGCACCAGGATCTGCGACTGCTGCTTGCTCGGCGCCGCATCCGGATTGGTCTTCACCATGACGATGAGGATCTTGCAGCGGGGATCGCCAACACCGGAGATGTAATATTTCTCGCCGTTGATGACCCATTCGTCGCCGACCAGCTTTGCGGTCGTCGAGATGTTCTTGGCGTCGGAGGAGGCGACGTTCGGCTCGGTCATGACATAGGCCGAGCGGATCTCGCCGTTGAGCAGCGGCTTCAGCCACTTCTCCTTCTGCTCCTTGGTGCCGACGCGCTCCAGCACCTCCATATTGCCGGTGTCGGGCGCGGAGCAGTTCATGCTCTCCGAGGCCAGCGGGCTCTTGCCGAGCTCGGAGGCGATATAGGCGTAGTCGAGATTCTTCAGGCCCTGTCCGGTCTCGTCGTCGGGCAGGAAGAAGTTCCAGAGGCCTTCCTTCTTGGCCTTGTTTTTGGCGACCTCGAGCACCTCGAGTTGCTTCGGCGTGAAGCTCCAGCGATCCTCCTTGCCTTCGCCGGCCTTGGCGAACTCGATCGACATCGGCTCGACGGTGTCGCGGATGAACTTCTTGACGTGGTCGTAGAGCGGCCGGACCTGGTCCGACATGCGGAGGTCGTTGAGCTCGTCGCCGGGATTAAGGGTGTAGTTGGTGGTGCGGGGAATGTAGGTGTGTTTTGTCATTGTTCCTCCCGGGATCGCTGAGATTGCTGGGCGCAAGAATAGTCGTAGCGCCGCCAAAGTGCGAGCGCGCATTTTCACGCGCAAGCATGCCATGCGATGGAATTCGCGAGCACGTTTGAAATGTTGTTTGAATGGAGCGGGGCAGAGAGGCATCAGCCGCGCCTCATTCTCCGCTGTCATCGCCCGGCGAAGACCGGGCGATCCAGTATTCCAGAGACAGCGAGGATCGAATCGAGAAGCCGCGGCGTACTGGATTCCCCGCTTTCGCGGGGAATGACAGCTGTGGGTGCGTCTACGTCAGCTCGCCAGCCGATGCATAGCGCAAATCTTGTTGCCGTCGAGATCGCGCAAATAGGCCAGATACAGCTTGCCGCCGGGGGCCTGGCGGACGCCGGGCGGATCCTCGATTGGTTTTGCGCCGGCCGCGATGCCGGCCGCGTGCCAGGCGTCGACCTGCTCCGGCGAGTTGCAGGCAAAGCCGATCGTGGCACCATTCGCGCAGGTGGCCGGCTCGCCGTTGATCGGCTTCGACACCGAGAACACGCCGGTCTTGGTCATGTAGAAAATGCGATGCCCATCGACCATCGCCGGTCGCACCTCGAGCGTGCCGAGCAGCTTGTCGTAGAACCCTTTGGCCTTGTCGAGGTCGTTGGTGCCGATCATGACGTGTGAGAACATTTGCCCATTCCCTCAGAGTTTGTCGCCCGGATGGAGCGTCGCGCAATCCAGGTCTGTTTGCTCTTGGCCGTCCCGGATCGCGCTGCGCTCCATCCGGGTCTACTGGAAAGATCAGAATGCCGTATAGCCGCCGTCGATCACGAACGTATCGGCCGTATGATACGACGACGCCTTGCTCATCAGATAGACGGCAATGCCGCCGAAATCGGAGGCTTCGCCGAAGCGCCGCACCGGGATGCGCGGCATCACGTTGGCGACGAACTTGTCGTTGGCCATGATGCCTGCGGTCATGTCGCTCTTGATCCAGCCGGGCAGGATCGCGTTCGCGGTGACGCCGTGGCGCGCCAGCTCGACGCCGAGCGCGCGCACCAGCGCGTTGATGGCGGCCTTGGTTGCGGCATAATGCTCGTTGCGCGCGGTGCCGAAGATCGAGGCGAGGCTCGAGGTCGCAACCAGCCGGCCGAAGGGATCGCCGGCATTGGCGCGCTCGGTCATGTGCTTCGCGGCCGCCTGGAACGCGTGGAAAACACCGTCGAGATTGGTGGCGAACATCGTGCGCCATTCCTCCTCGGTGCGCTCGATGAAGGACCGCCTTCCACCGCCGCCGATGCCGGCGTTGGCGAAGCAGCCGTCGACCCGGCCGAAGGAATCGAGCGTCGCCTTCATGGCGGCATTGACCGAGGCTGGATCGGTGACGTCGCAGATGCGGGTCTCGACCTTGCCGGCAAGGCCGGCCAGGCTTGCGGCAGCAGCCTTGTTCTTGTCCGCATTGCGGCCCCAGATCGAGACGTTGCAGCCCTGGGCGGCAAGCGCTTGCGCGATGCCGAGCCCGATGCCGCCATTGCCGCCGGTGATCACGGCGGCGCGGCCGGAAAGGTCGAAAAGGTTCATGGCGCGTTTCCCGTTCTTGGCAAGTTTCTTGGTCAGTTCTTGGCAAGTTTCTTGGCAAGTGATCCTGGCATGCGGCGCATCAGCCGCTGCGCGCAAGATTGCTTGCTATGCTCTGATCACCATGGACAAGACCGCGCCAAAAATCAAATATGCGCCCCGGCAAAACAAATTCCGGTCTGCGAAACTGTCGCAGGCCGGCAACTGACGAGGAAACCATGCAGTTCAAACACGTCACGCTCGATCTCGATGGTTCGGTCGCGATCCTCAGGCTCGACCATCAGGAGGTGATGAACGCGGTCTCCGTGGACATGCTGGGGGGCCTCGCCGAAGCACTCGATGCGATCGAGGAGAAGAAGGACGAGGTGCGCTGCGTCGTCTTGACCGGCGCGGGGCGGGCGTTCTGCACCGGCGCCAATCTTCAGGGCCGCAACAACCAGTCGAAGAAGACCAAGGCCGGCCTAACGTTGGAGACCGGCTTCCATCCCTTCCTGCGCCGCATCCGCAATCTGCATTGCCCGATCGTGACCGCGGTCAACGGCCCGGCGGCCGGTGCCGGCATGAGCTTCGCGCTGCTCGGCGACATGATCTTATGCGCGCGATCCTCCTACTTTCTTCAAGCGTTCCGCCGCATCGGCCTCGTGCCGGATTGCGGCTCTACCTGGCTCCTGCCGCGCCTCGTCGGCCGGGCCCGCTCGATCGAATTGTCGCTGATGGGCGAGCGGCTGCCGGCCGAGAAGGCGCTGGAATGGGGCCTCGTCAACCGCGTCTATGATGACGGCGTGCTGATGGAGGAGGCGATGAAGCTCGCGCGCGAGCTCGCCAGCGGCCCCACGGTCGCTCTGTCGCTGATCCGCAAGCTCTATTGGGACAGTCCGGAAAACTCCTTCGAGGATCAGCTCAATCTCGAATTCCAGTGCCAGCTTCGCGCCGGCGACACCCAGGATTTTCGCGAGGGCGTCGGCGCCTTCCTGGAGAAGCGGCCCGCGCAGTTCAAAGGCAAATGATCGAGGCGGAGCTCTCGCGCAGCGTCGCGCGCTGGTATCCGGGCGCGACCGGCGTCACAGGTGCCGCAAAACTGTCCGGCGGCGCCAGCCAGGAAACCTGGCGCTTCGACATCGTGCATCCCGATGGGCCGATCGGCGCGATCCTGCGCCGCTCGCCGAAGGGCTACGGTGCTGCGCCGACGCGCGCGGCGGGTCTTGCCGCCGAAGCGCAGCTGATGCAGCTCGCGTTTGAGGCCGGCCTGCCGTCGCCGCGCGTCATGCATGTGCTGACGCGGGAGGACGACCTCGGCACCGGCTTCATCATGCAGCGGGTCGAGGGCGAGACCATCGCGCGCAAGATCTTGCGCGATGAGGAATACGCAAAGGCGCGGCCAATGCTCGCGCGCCAGATCGGCGGCGTGCTCGCCGGGTTGCACCGGTTGCCGCAGGATCAATTGCCCGAGCTGCGCAAGAGGGGCGCGACGCAGGAGATCGCCGAGTTCGAGCGCGACTATCGCAGCCTGAACTGGCCCAAGCCCGTGTTCGAGCTGGCGCTGCGCTGGCTGCGCGATCAAGATCCGGGCCCTTCGGCCGAGACGACGCTGGTGCACGGTGATTTCCGCAACGGCAATCTCATCATCGGTGCCGACGGCGTCCGCGCCGTGCTCGACTGGGAGCTCGCCCATCTCGGCGATCCCATGGAGGACCTCGGCTGGGTCTGCGTCAATTCCTGGCGCTTCGGCGAGATCGACAAGCCGGTCGGCGGTTTTGGCACGCGCGAGGATTTGTTCGCGGGCTATGAGGCGGCAGGCCGCAAGGTCGACCCTGCGCGCGTGAAATTCTGGGAAGTGATGGGCACGCTGCGTTGGGGCATCATGTGCGGCGGCATGATGCAGCGGTTTCGCGAGGGGCCGGACCATTCCATGGAGCGCGCCATGATCGGCCGCCGCGCCTCCGAGACCGAGATCGATCTGTTGCGGCTGCTCGCGCCGCGCGGGAGCTGACCATGCAGGACGAACCGACCCCGATCGAGCTGACCAAGGCGGTCGCCGATTTCCTCCGCAGCGACATCACGCCGCTGATCTCCGGCCACCAGGCCTTCAAGCTGCGCGTCGCCATCAACATCCTCGATCTCGTGACGCGGCAATTGACGCAGGAGCAGGGGAGCGATGCAAGGGAGGTGGAGCGCCTGCGCGTGCTGCTCGGCACGGACGGCTCGGTGACAGAGCTCAACCGCGTGCTCGCCGATCGCATCGCCAAAGGAGAGGTGGATCTCGCAACGCCCGGCCTCGCCGAGCATCTGTGGGCGACCACGATGGACAAGCTGGCCGTCGATCAGCCGAATTATGCTTCGTACAAGCGGGAGCTGGGGCGAGGCGGGTAGGTCCGCGCTATACTCTCCGCTGTCATCGCCCGGCTTGACCGGGCGATCCAGTATCCCAGAGACGGCAGTGAGATATTGAGACGCCGCGGCGTACTGGATGCCCCGGTCAAGCCGGGGCATTGACACCGGTGATGTTGGGAGGTCTCGCGCAGCGACAGAGAGACCTTTTACTTCCCCACCCATTTCGGCGGCCGCTTCTCCGAGAACGCCTTCGGCCCCTCGATGTAATCCTGCGAAGCCACCATCGCCTTCACCGCCGGATAGTCGCGCTGCTCCTCGATCGCCTGCTCCAGCGACACGCCGAGCCCCTTCTGGATCGCCTGTTTCGAGGCCCGGATCGACATCGGCGAGTTCTTGGTGATCATCTCCGCCCAGCGCAGTGCGGCGCTGAGCGCCTCGCCCTGTGGCACCACCTCATTGACGAAGCCGAGCTCCTGGCCTTCCTTGGCGCTGACGTGACGCGCGGTCAGGATCATGCCCATCGCGCGCTTCAGCCCGATCTGGCGCGGTAGCCGATGCAGGCCGCCGGCCAGCGCGGCGAGGCCGACGCGCGGTTCGGGCAGGGCGAAGGTCGCGTTCTCCGAGGCGATGATGAGGTCGCAGGCCAGCGCGATCTCGAAGCCGCCGCCCATCGCGACGCCGTTCACGGCGGCGATGATCGGCTTGTCGCAGTCGAACCGCGAGGTGAGGCCGGCAAAGCCGCCCTTGTCCCAGCCGCGCTTGCCGCCCGCCGCCTGCCATTTCAGATCGTTACCGGCGCAGAATGCCTTGTCGCCGCTGCCTGTGACGATCGCGATCCACTGCTCGGGATCTCCGGAGAAATCGTCGAACACCTTATTGAGCTCGAAATGCGCGTCCGTGTGCAGCGCGTTGTAGACCTCGGGCCGCGACAGCGTGACGATCGTGATCGGCCCCTTGCGTTCCACTTTTGAGAATTTCAGCTCCATCGCGCGCTCCCGCATTTTCTCGTGAAGGAATATTGGCGGCATAGTAGCGCGCGGGTGCGCTTCAACACCATCGAATTGCGCGGGTGCGCTTTGCGCGTCTTACACGCCTCGCATTGCTTGACTTGCGCGACCTCTTCTCCGCTTAATCAAGCGAAGCAAAACGCGCCTAGCGCCTTAACGCAAAACGATAAATCATTCCGGGAGAGAACCTTGGATTTCTCACTGCCTGCCGATCTCGTCGCCTATCTCGGAGAGCTCGACCGTTTCATCGAACGCGAGATCAAGCCGCTGGAACAGGCCGACGACAACATCCGTTTCTTCGATCATCGCCGCGAATGGGCGCGTACCGATTTCGAGAATGGCGGCCTGCCGCGGCACGAATGGGAGGCCTTGCTGCGCAAGGCCAAGGATCTGGCGGACGCCGCCGGTCACCTTCGCTTCCCGGTGCCGAGGCAATATGGCGGCAAGGACGGCTCCAACCTGTGGATGGCGGTGATCCGCGAGCATTTTGCCGCCAAGGGTCTCGGCCTGCATAACGACCTCCAGAACGAGCACTCCATCGTCGGCAATTTCCCCGTCGTCACCATGCTCGACCGCTACGGCCGCGACGACCAGAAGGCGATGATCGACGGCTCGATCAAGGGCAAGTACCGCATCACCTTCGGCCTGACCGAGCCGCATCACGGATCGGACGCGACCCACATGGAAACGCGCGCTGTGCCCGCGACCCGCGACAACGTCAAGGGCTGGATCATCAACGGCGAGAAGATGTGGACGACCGGCATGCACGTCGCCACGCATTGCGCGCTGTTCGCGCGCACTGCCGGCAATGACGGCGATGCCCGCGGGATCACCTGCTTCCTGGTCCCGGCCAAGAGCCACGGCGTCAAGGTCGAAGAGTACATGTGGACCTTCAACATGCCGACCGATCATCCCCGCGTCAGCTTCACCGACGTGTTCGTGCCGGAGGATGCGCTGTTCGGCGAGGTCGGCCGCGGTCTGTCGCTGGCGCAGTGCTTCGTGCACCAGAACCGCATCCGCCAGGCCGCGAGCTCGCTCGGCGCCGCGGTCTACTGCATCAATGAGAGCGTGAAATACGCGCGCGAACGAAAGCCGTTCGGCAGGGC comes from Bradyrhizobium sp. CCGE-LA001 and encodes:
- a CDS encoding phosphotransferase family protein, whose product is MIEAELSRSVARWYPGATGVTGAAKLSGGASQETWRFDIVHPDGPIGAILRRSPKGYGAAPTRAAGLAAEAQLMQLAFEAGLPSPRVMHVLTREDDLGTGFIMQRVEGETIARKILRDEEYAKARPMLARQIGGVLAGLHRLPQDQLPELRKRGATQEIAEFERDYRSLNWPKPVFELALRWLRDQDPGPSAETTLVHGDFRNGNLIIGADGVRAVLDWELAHLGDPMEDLGWVCVNSWRFGEIDKPVGGFGTREDLFAGYEAAGRKVDPARVKFWEVMGTLRWGIMCGGMMQRFREGPDHSMERAMIGRRASETEIDLLRLLAPRGS
- a CDS encoding DUF6285 domain-containing protein is translated as MQDEPTPIELTKAVADFLRSDITPLISGHQAFKLRVAINILDLVTRQLTQEQGSDAREVERLRVLLGTDGSVTELNRVLADRIAKGEVDLATPGLAEHLWATTMDKLAVDQPNYASYKRELGRGG
- a CDS encoding enoyl-CoA hydratase-related protein; the encoded protein is MELKFSKVERKGPITIVTLSRPEVYNALHTDAHFELNKVFDDFSGDPEQWIAIVTGSGDKAFCAGNDLKWQAAGGKRGWDKGGFAGLTSRFDCDKPIIAAVNGVAMGGGFEIALACDLIIASENATFALPEPRVGLAALAGGLHRLPRQIGLKRAMGMILTARHVSAKEGQELGFVNEVVPQGEALSAALRWAEMITKNSPMSIRASKQAIQKGLGVSLEQAIEEQRDYPAVKAMVASQDYIEGPKAFSEKRPPKWVGK
- a CDS encoding acyl-CoA dehydrogenase family protein; the encoded protein is MDFSLPADLVAYLGELDRFIEREIKPLEQADDNIRFFDHRREWARTDFENGGLPRHEWEALLRKAKDLADAAGHLRFPVPRQYGGKDGSNLWMAVIREHFAAKGLGLHNDLQNEHSIVGNFPVVTMLDRYGRDDQKAMIDGSIKGKYRITFGLTEPHHGSDATHMETRAVPATRDNVKGWIINGEKMWTTGMHVATHCALFARTAGNDGDARGITCFLVPAKSHGVKVEEYMWTFNMPTDHPRVSFTDVFVPEDALFGEVGRGLSLAQCFVHQNRIRQAASSLGAAVYCINESVKYARERKPFGRALAENQAIQFPLVELATQAEMLRLLIRKTAWEMDQLNEEQIERTLSDRVSMCNYWANRLCCESADRAMQVHGGMGYSRHKPFEHIYRHHRRYRITEGSEEIQMRKVAGFLFGYMGPGKH